The following are encoded in a window of Telmatobacter sp. DSM 110680 genomic DNA:
- a CDS encoding SRPBCC domain-containing protein — protein MSTNILAGHPVSTICELKRHPLTDRPLSITAMTNVNADRSRIYHALTVAEYIEAWFSVPGAIAGHTRAFAHENSLSIRYCTQHQQFAILCSYHVCRRSKLMFSWQHSALDEATPSFVKIRLIGNFGRTTVHVTHAGLTLSNQKWHENLWTLSLVHLSKLF, from the coding sequence ATGAGCACAAATATACTCGCCGGACATCCTGTATCGACCATCTGTGAGTTGAAGCGTCATCCGTTAACTGACCGCCCTCTCAGCATCACTGCAATGACAAATGTGAATGCAGATCGAAGTAGAATCTATCACGCGCTTACAGTCGCCGAGTACATCGAAGCATGGTTTTCGGTCCCCGGTGCGATTGCGGGCCACACCAGAGCATTCGCTCATGAGAACTCTCTTTCGATTCGCTACTGCACACAGCATCAGCAATTCGCAATTCTCTGTTCATATCACGTTTGCCGAAGGAGCAAGCTGATGTTTTCCTGGCAACACTCTGCGCTTGACGAAGCGACACCAAGCTTTGTGAAGATTCGATTGATAGGTAATTTCGGGCGCACAACCGTGCATGTAACGCATGCCGGCTTGACCTTGTCTAACCAAAAATGGCATGAGAACTTATGGACGTTGTCTCTCGTGCACCTCAGCAAACTCTTTTGA